The following coding sequences lie in one Thermodesulforhabdaceae bacterium genomic window:
- a CDS encoding N-acetylmuramoyl-L-alanine amidase — protein sequence MVRTQLFLKILLVIILTIPSLWCGGCSRSPVATPYPGYYHPQPPVLSPSAPSTPSKTQVIEKTLWIPRGSQTTVVHEVAPLETLWRIAKMYGVSIEAIRKANNLKSDTLEVGQKLVIPNAAYFRNIISLYPSTKWRYIIIHHTATEIGKAFTIHESHQMRGFVNGLGYHFLIDNGTLGKGDGQIEISPRWIKQEDGAHCKAGGMNSVGIGIALVGNFNETTPTQAQINSLIVLVKALMNYYRIPSSNMMGHRDVPGANTDCPGRLFPWTTVRLALRSS from the coding sequence ATGGTGCGAACTCAACTTTTCTTAAAAATTCTGCTGGTTATAATATTAACCATTCCCAGCTTATGGTGTGGAGGTTGCTCCAGATCGCCCGTTGCCACGCCTTATCCTGGATATTACCATCCTCAACCTCCCGTTTTATCGCCATCCGCTCCATCCACACCTTCAAAGACTCAGGTGATAGAAAAGACTTTGTGGATACCCAGAGGTTCCCAAACAACAGTAGTTCATGAAGTAGCGCCGCTTGAAACTCTATGGCGCATAGCCAAAATGTATGGTGTTTCTATAGAAGCTATTCGCAAGGCTAATAACCTAAAATCTGATACTCTAGAGGTGGGGCAAAAATTAGTAATTCCCAATGCCGCTTACTTTAGAAACATCATATCTCTTTATCCTTCAACAAAATGGCGTTATATTATAATACACCATACGGCAACGGAAATTGGCAAGGCTTTCACCATTCACGAAAGCCATCAGATGCGAGGATTTGTAAATGGACTGGGGTATCACTTTTTGATCGATAACGGCACTTTAGGAAAAGGGGATGGGCAAATTGAAATATCCCCAAGATGGATAAAGCAGGAGGATGGAGCCCACTGCAAAGCGGGTGGTATGAATTCCGTAGGCATTGGAATTGCTCTAGTGGGAAATTTTAACGAAACAACTCCTACTCAAGCCCAAATTAATTCACTCATAGTGCTTGTTAAAGCTCTCATGAACTATTACCGCATTCCTTCATCAAATATGATGGGACACAGAGATGTTCCTGGAGCCAACACAGATTGTCCAGGACGCCTTTTTCCGTGGACAACCGTGCGTTTGGCTCTTAGATCTTCATAA
- a CDS encoding UDP-glucuronic acid decarboxylase family protein: MKGWRKKVLVTGGAGFLGSHLCERLLKEHADVICVDNFYTGSKVNIEHLIGNPYFELMRHDITFPLYLEIDEIYNLACPASPIHYQFDPVQTTKVNVHGSINMLGLAKRTKAKILQASTSEVYGDPEVHPQREDYRGNVNPLGPRACYDEGKRCAETLFFDYHRQHGVKIKVARIFNTYGPRMHPNDGRVVSNFILQALRNRPITIYGDGSQTRSFCYVDDMIEGLVRLMNNTPDSFTGPVNLGNPEEVTILELAETIIELIGSRSELVFLPLPEDDPKRRCPDITLAKTVLQWEPKTPLREGLKRTIDYFDDCLRSEWCELNFS; this comes from the coding sequence ATGAAAGGTTGGAGAAAAAAGGTTCTCGTAACTGGTGGAGCTGGCTTTCTTGGTTCTCATCTCTGTGAACGATTACTTAAGGAACATGCTGATGTTATTTGCGTCGATAATTTCTACACAGGATCCAAAGTAAATATTGAGCACCTAATAGGAAATCCTTACTTTGAACTTATGCGACATGATATTACTTTCCCTCTTTATCTAGAAATTGACGAAATTTACAATTTAGCCTGTCCTGCATCGCCGATTCACTATCAGTTTGACCCTGTCCAAACCACAAAAGTTAATGTGCACGGCTCTATCAATATGCTGGGGCTTGCAAAAAGAACAAAAGCGAAGATACTACAAGCTTCTACTTCAGAAGTTTATGGTGATCCCGAAGTCCATCCTCAAAGAGAAGATTACCGAGGCAATGTTAATCCTCTGGGGCCGAGAGCCTGCTATGATGAAGGAAAACGCTGTGCGGAAACTTTATTTTTCGACTACCACAGACAGCATGGCGTAAAAATAAAGGTAGCACGAATTTTTAACACTTACGGTCCGAGAATGCATCCAAACGACGGTCGAGTAGTGTCTAATTTCATCTTACAGGCTCTTCGCAACAGACCAATAACCATTTACGGTGATGGTTCTCAAACACGATCTTTTTGTTATGTTGACGATATGATTGAAGGATTAGTGAGGCTTATGAACAATACTCCTGATTCTTTTACTGGTCCCGTCAATCTTGGAAATCCCGAGGAAGTCACCATATTGGAATTAGCGGAAACAATCATAGAACTTATCGGATCCAGGTCAGAATTGGTTTTTCTTCCACTTCCTGAAGACGATCCAAAACGGCGATGTCCTGATATTACTTTAGCAAAGACAGTGCTCCAATGGGAACCAAAAACCCCGCTAAGGGAAGGATTAAAGAGAACCATTGATTATTTTGACGATTGCTTAAGATCCGAATGGTGCGAACTCAACTTTTCTTAA
- a CDS encoding ATP-binding protein translates to MKIGLRGRILCLVLGLLGINIVGALLTILYAHTVYHIYSETIMRSVNMLVLAEKMETALVMQKGYVTYFFLSGDDQWLERLEKFHRDFTKSLEESLKMSADQESSGILNEIKRAYEDFAQGRDKVINMYRDGRVAEAVELHWSVRDKFHQIYDLTEKFKLVFESKITEANESYKGETRFVTISAMVAIPFSLVIALFLGWILIKQVLNPVRFLAHTLGRGDFMQEEFVPSPDEITELRRRVERLLEVVDTAENALRESREHLIQSEKMALVGRLAAGVAHSVLNPLTSVKMRLYSLDRTLQLTPTQREDFEVVSEEIRHIETILRNFLEFSRPPKPVLQTLSLSDVVDMALQLLRHRLESYNVNIVIKRDGRLPPIQGDPDQLKEVLVNLILNACEAMGEGGTIEIEETEGVMEPEGRIIIVKVKDTGPGIPPEIVSKIFEPFFTTKEDGSGLGLSIAKRIVEDHGGWIHCTSHEGQGAVFIIALPCKEKEKWLRSW, encoded by the coding sequence ATGAAGATTGGACTTAGGGGGCGCATTCTTTGCCTGGTTTTGGGACTTCTTGGAATTAACATTGTGGGAGCCTTACTTACAATTCTTTATGCTCACACCGTTTATCACATATATTCGGAAACCATTATGCGTTCTGTGAATATGCTTGTTCTGGCTGAAAAAATGGAGACAGCCCTTGTGATGCAAAAAGGTTACGTCACCTATTTCTTTCTTAGTGGCGATGATCAATGGCTGGAGCGACTGGAGAAATTTCACAGAGATTTTACCAAATCTTTAGAAGAATCGCTAAAAATGTCTGCTGATCAAGAGTCTTCCGGGATTCTTAATGAGATTAAGAGAGCTTATGAGGATTTTGCCCAGGGGAGAGACAAGGTCATTAACATGTATAGAGACGGTAGAGTTGCAGAGGCTGTAGAACTTCATTGGAGTGTGCGAGATAAATTCCATCAGATCTATGATCTTACTGAAAAATTTAAGCTGGTTTTCGAAAGCAAAATTACAGAGGCAAATGAATCTTACAAAGGAGAAACCAGATTTGTTACTATATCAGCAATGGTTGCTATCCCTTTCTCTCTTGTTATCGCTCTGTTTCTTGGATGGATCCTAATAAAGCAAGTGTTGAACCCTGTTAGATTTCTAGCTCATACACTTGGTAGAGGTGATTTTATGCAGGAGGAATTTGTCCCTTCACCGGATGAAATTACAGAATTGAGGCGCAGAGTCGAGAGACTACTTGAAGTGGTTGATACCGCTGAAAATGCTCTCAGAGAAAGCAGAGAACATCTAATTCAGTCGGAAAAAATGGCTCTTGTTGGACGACTTGCTGCGGGAGTTGCCCACAGCGTTCTTAACCCTCTCACTTCTGTCAAAATGAGGCTATATTCTCTCGATCGAACTCTTCAGCTTACACCTACTCAACGGGAGGATTTTGAAGTTGTGTCAGAAGAAATCCGCCATATAGAAACCATACTGAGAAACTTTCTTGAATTTTCTAGACCCCCGAAACCAGTTCTTCAGACCCTTAGTCTTTCTGATGTGGTGGACATGGCACTTCAACTTCTTCGGCACAGGCTTGAATCTTACAATGTTAATATTGTCATCAAGCGGGACGGAAGACTTCCCCCTATTCAGGGAGATCCAGATCAACTTAAAGAAGTTTTGGTTAATTTGATTCTTAATGCCTGTGAAGCTATGGGAGAGGGGGGAACGATAGAGATTGAAGAAACTGAAGGAGTGATGGAACCAGAAGGTCGAATTATTATAGTTAAGGTAAAAGATACAGGACCAGGTATCCCACCGGAAATTGTTAGTAAAATATTTGAGCCTTTTTTTACCACCAAGGAGGATGGCTCAGGGCTTGGACTCAGTATAGCAAAGCGTATTGTTGAAGACCACGGCGGTTGGATTCACTGCACATCTCACGAAGGACAGGGTGCTGTTTTCATAATTGCTTTGCCCTGTAAGGAGAAGGAAAAGTGGCTAAGATCCTGGTAG
- a CDS encoding sigma-54 dependent transcriptional regulator, which translates to MAKILVVDDDPQLRKSFERILTPQGYVVKSAPTAEAAIEIVRDSVPDLVVMDVRLPGMSGLEGFEEIKKIEPRLPVIIMTAYGTTETAIEATKRGAFDYILKPFDIPEMLKMIEQALKAGKFMRSRVTVDAEPGKDYSSDALIGRSQAMQEIFKAIGRVAPTDATVLIRGESGTGKELVARAIYQHSARADKPFLVINCVAIPETLLESELFGYEKGAFTGAHSRRIGKIEQAHGGTIFLDEIGDMPLSIQAKLLRLLQERSIERLGGRNPIPVDVRIIAATNRDLESAVAEGRFRSDLYYRLKVVALELPPLKERREDIGILTDYFLARYSAEMGIPNPGITPDAKAFMEALDWPGNVRELANTIKKVLIFNRGMPVTREEIAEAVGHSVTKSRGGDVSQVRDLLSQWVRQELLNRQSDHIFDDLVAEVEAEIIRQGLEIVSGNRSKAAKLLGLSRPTLIARIEKHGIKIQTQVSSDD; encoded by the coding sequence GTGGCTAAGATCCTGGTAGTTGATGATGATCCACAGCTTCGTAAAAGCTTTGAACGTATACTCACGCCACAGGGATATGTGGTTAAAAGTGCTCCTACAGCCGAGGCGGCTATAGAGATTGTTCGCGATAGTGTTCCTGATCTTGTAGTTATGGACGTAAGACTTCCCGGAATGAGCGGACTTGAAGGATTTGAGGAGATAAAAAAAATTGAACCAAGACTTCCTGTGATAATCATGACAGCCTATGGGACAACTGAGACGGCTATAGAAGCGACAAAACGAGGTGCCTTCGACTACATTCTTAAGCCCTTTGATATTCCTGAAATGCTCAAAATGATTGAACAGGCTCTTAAAGCCGGAAAGTTCATGCGATCCAGAGTAACGGTAGATGCAGAGCCTGGGAAGGATTACTCATCTGACGCCCTTATTGGTCGTAGCCAAGCTATGCAGGAAATCTTCAAGGCCATTGGGAGGGTAGCTCCCACCGACGCAACTGTTCTAATTCGGGGAGAATCGGGAACGGGGAAAGAATTGGTAGCCCGCGCTATTTATCAACACAGCGCCAGAGCTGATAAACCCTTCCTTGTAATCAACTGCGTTGCCATCCCGGAAACTCTGCTTGAGAGCGAACTTTTTGGTTACGAAAAGGGAGCATTTACGGGTGCTCACAGTCGCCGTATAGGAAAAATTGAACAGGCTCACGGAGGAACTATCTTTCTGGACGAAATAGGGGATATGCCTCTCTCTATTCAGGCAAAGCTCCTTCGACTTCTTCAAGAAAGGAGTATAGAAAGGCTTGGAGGAAGAAACCCAATCCCTGTTGATGTTAGAATTATAGCAGCTACAAATCGTGATCTGGAATCAGCTGTGGCGGAAGGACGCTTCCGTTCAGATCTTTATTACCGCCTTAAGGTGGTAGCGCTTGAGTTACCACCTCTAAAGGAGCGCCGTGAGGATATTGGTATTTTAACTGATTATTTTCTTGCCAGATACTCTGCCGAAATGGGCATACCTAATCCGGGGATAACCCCTGATGCGAAGGCTTTTATGGAAGCCCTTGACTGGCCGGGCAATGTGCGAGAACTCGCAAACACAATAAAAAAGGTGCTCATATTCAACCGTGGGATGCCTGTTACAAGAGAAGAAATTGCGGAAGCAGTGGGACATAGCGTAACTAAAAGCAGGGGAGGCGATGTTAGCCAAGTAAGGGATCTTCTTAGTCAATGGGTTCGGCAGGAACTCCTTAACCGTCAAAGTGATCATATTTTTGATGATTTAGTTGCAGAAGTGGAGGCGGAAATTATCCGACAAGGGCTGGAAATAGTCAGTGGAAATAGGTCTAAGGCGGCAAAACTTCTTGGACTCTCCCGTCCCACTCTTATTGCCCGCATAGAAAAGCACGGGATTAAAATCCAGACCCAAGTTTCGTCTGATGACTGA
- a CDS encoding CerR family C-terminal domain-containing protein, with product MEDVTKERILSAAERLFASKGYDAVTIREITSKARCNLSLVYYYFGSKKNLYLEVFKNRWAQRARELHETFFGAIEKRKPQTLEEIVRILTEIYLERKMDAENIQVHLQLIARELQKPTEALDFIFHEVMKPFFTRLEELVRPFMNPAVLHEDVVLSLFSIFAQIIHFIHSRHVLPKIMERPFDAAMKELLVKHITNLSLHGMNSLMVKQH from the coding sequence ATGGAAGATGTAACAAAGGAAAGAATTTTATCCGCTGCAGAAAGACTCTTTGCAAGCAAAGGTTATGATGCGGTTACGATCCGCGAGATTACTTCAAAAGCTCGGTGCAATCTTTCTTTGGTTTATTACTACTTTGGAAGCAAGAAAAATCTCTATCTTGAGGTTTTCAAAAACCGATGGGCTCAACGAGCTAGAGAATTACACGAGACTTTCTTTGGAGCTATCGAAAAGCGAAAGCCTCAAACGCTTGAAGAAATTGTAAGAATTCTTACGGAAATCTATCTCGAGAGAAAAATGGATGCCGAAAATATCCAGGTTCATCTTCAGCTTATAGCTCGTGAACTCCAGAAACCCACTGAAGCGCTAGATTTTATTTTCCATGAGGTAATGAAGCCGTTTTTTACGAGGCTTGAAGAATTAGTCCGTCCTTTCATGAATCCTGCTGTGCTCCATGAGGATGTTGTGCTTTCACTCTTCAGCATTTTTGCTCAGATTATACATTTTATTCACTCTCGCCACGTGCTTCCCAAAATTATGGAACGCCCTTTTGACGCTGCGATGAAAGAATTATTGGTTAAGCACATAACGAATCTTTCCCTCCATGGCATGAATTCTTTAATGGTCAAGCAACACTAG
- a CDS encoding methyltransferase, producing the protein MPDQEENKALQVLDGLRSFMESRVVFTAVELGIFDLIERSSSAPMAQNIASELHTDLRATMRLLDCLVALGFLNKTDKGEYQLNERGSYLTSSHPYSVLPMVQHQSFLWKNWSHLTDAVRHGFNPYREGVMSSPESKRAFIQAMHVIARTLAKDIVAGYDASWAKKLLDIGCASGTYAVAFLSVYPTMKAVLFDLPDVIPFAEERIEKAGLSDRVSFIAGDFYTDELPEGCDLVFLSAIIHQNSPQENIDLFKKVFRALEPGGRILIRDHVMSEDRIWPPAGTLFALNMLVVTPAGDTYTFSELSEFLKEAGFENVRLVRSGHKMDCLVEAHKL; encoded by the coding sequence ATGCCGGATCAAGAAGAAAACAAAGCTCTACAAGTTCTTGATGGACTTAGAAGCTTTATGGAAAGCCGGGTGGTGTTTACGGCTGTAGAGCTTGGAATTTTCGATTTGATTGAGCGAAGTTCTTCAGCGCCTATGGCTCAAAATATCGCTAGCGAACTTCACACAGATTTGCGAGCCACTATGCGCCTTCTGGACTGTCTTGTAGCTCTCGGGTTTCTTAACAAGACAGACAAAGGCGAATACCAACTCAATGAAAGGGGATCCTACCTTACATCTTCTCATCCTTATTCCGTGCTCCCAATGGTTCAACATCAGTCTTTTCTCTGGAAAAATTGGTCACACCTTACAGATGCTGTTCGCCACGGGTTTAATCCTTATCGCGAAGGGGTGATGAGTTCGCCGGAATCAAAGCGGGCTTTCATTCAGGCTATGCATGTAATTGCCAGAACACTGGCTAAGGATATTGTAGCAGGTTATGATGCATCTTGGGCGAAGAAGCTTCTCGATATTGGTTGCGCCTCCGGAACTTATGCCGTAGCTTTTCTTTCTGTTTATCCCACAATGAAAGCCGTCCTGTTTGATTTGCCTGATGTTATTCCCTTTGCCGAAGAACGCATTGAAAAGGCGGGACTTTCCGATAGGGTTTCTTTCATTGCCGGAGATTTCTACACCGACGAACTACCTGAAGGATGTGATCTGGTTTTTTTGTCTGCCATAATCCATCAAAATAGTCCCCAGGAAAACATTGATCTTTTCAAGAAAGTTTTTAGAGCTCTGGAGCCAGGGGGCAGAATTTTGATTAGAGATCATGTTATGAGTGAAGACAGAATCTGGCCCCCTGCTGGAACTCTTTTCGCTCTCAATATGCTTGTGGTAACTCCCGCAGGAGATACCTACACTTTTTCGGAGCTTTCCGAATTTTTAAAAGAAGCTGGTTTTGAAAACGTCCGACTTGTAAGATCCGGTCATAAGATGGATTGTCTGGTGGAAGCTCACAAGCTCTAA
- a CDS encoding NADH:flavin oxidoreductase translates to MLFEQAHIGSMTLKNRFVRSATWEGLATEEDGRVTEKLIDKMIELAQGGVGLIITGHAFVSEDGKASPWQLGAHNDSVVDGLKKMTTAVHEKAGKIVLQLAHAGAFAIGISEKKDLTPLAPSAFKKAREMSQEDIVRIVNCFGEAAKRAKDAGFDGVQIHAAHGYLLSQFLSPYFNKRSDSYGGDVKRRAQIVIEVLRSIRKEVGESFPVLIKMNSEDFLEGGLSVDDMVETARILESEGIDAIELSGGTIISNDLIPVRIHKRSKDKVPPYYAEAAKRLKNTVKIPLILVGGIRSYDTAEQIIREGIADFVAMSRPLIREPFLVKHWQQGDIRPALCVSDNLCFGPARKGEGIYCVRDKKESEKNA, encoded by the coding sequence ATGCTTTTTGAGCAAGCACATATTGGATCTATGACTCTCAAAAACCGATTTGTCAGATCTGCAACCTGGGAAGGGCTTGCAACAGAAGAAGATGGAAGAGTAACCGAAAAGCTTATAGATAAGATGATTGAGTTGGCTCAAGGTGGTGTGGGACTCATCATAACAGGTCATGCTTTCGTATCGGAAGATGGCAAAGCAAGTCCGTGGCAACTCGGTGCCCATAACGATTCAGTTGTAGATGGTCTTAAAAAGATGACAACGGCAGTCCATGAAAAAGCTGGAAAAATTGTTCTTCAACTTGCTCACGCCGGGGCATTTGCTATTGGGATTTCGGAAAAAAAAGACCTAACCCCTTTAGCACCAAGCGCTTTCAAAAAAGCGAGAGAGATGTCACAGGAAGATATTGTCAGAATTGTCAACTGTTTCGGGGAAGCTGCTAAAAGAGCCAAAGATGCTGGATTTGATGGTGTTCAGATTCACGCCGCTCACGGATATCTTTTGAGTCAATTTCTCTCCCCATATTTTAATAAGCGATCGGACTCATACGGTGGTGATGTAAAAAGAAGAGCCCAAATAGTTATTGAGGTCCTACGATCAATAAGAAAAGAAGTGGGAGAATCTTTTCCCGTGTTAATAAAAATGAACTCAGAAGATTTCTTAGAAGGCGGTTTATCAGTGGACGATATGGTTGAGACAGCGCGTATTTTAGAATCGGAGGGCATCGATGCTATTGAGTTAAGTGGCGGAACTATAATATCAAACGATCTGATCCCTGTAAGAATTCACAAAAGAAGCAAAGACAAGGTTCCGCCTTATTATGCAGAAGCTGCTAAAAGGCTTAAAAACACAGTAAAAATTCCCCTTATTTTGGTTGGAGGAATCCGATCTTACGATACGGCGGAACAAATTATTCGCGAAGGGATCGCCGATTTTGTTGCAATGAGTCGCCCTCTTATCCGTGAGCCTTTTCTCGTAAAACACTGGCAACAGGGAGACATTCGACCGGCTCTATGCGTATCCGATAATCTCTGTTTTGGTCCCGCCAGAAAAGGCGAAGGCATATACTGCGTAAGAGATAAAAAAGAAAGTGAGAAAAACGCTTAG
- a CDS encoding HDOD domain-containing protein, whose translation MDITQCLQKIEEEGFPVFRRTLEFISSLENSQEPVPKLAEKILGDPGMAIKLIQIANSPFFNPGDRVKTVTRAIMLLGLQNVKGIALGLALLDDLIKKGRRKRISELFVRSLARAIMARNLGSAIRCPYPEEIYISGLLYDIGELALELLIDPDVLEEIEEKAKRNGQNLEIVQKEELGFSVKDLSREITSKWKLSSILERFFAGDVSSPEILCVKVACELTKKHFFKKEILTSKSEEHINDILNAFEKEFTQFEKSLRLKQEKLKEITKESVREVQNMLAHFLPVLVTHEYDSESIPTSETILDTSKTDETEEQDILLDEKRSEIDFRLFVNISNDIVSLIHSGFKDLNAFFSLAMELIYKGLNMDVVLLLLLTPDKKSCFVRHSFIRPGVRALLLPEKIPLNEPKPHLFSHLMNTTDPIWINKAIPNDIAELIKHPLISSFVNIPCCVAPINVKKQTIGFLYADSRNSLEEITEEHFTGFGIVSRLTSIGLTMFTLQKTGG comes from the coding sequence ATGGACATCACACAATGCCTTCAAAAAATTGAGGAAGAAGGTTTTCCGGTATTTAGGAGAACTCTGGAATTCATAAGTTCTCTTGAAAACTCACAAGAACCCGTTCCAAAGCTTGCAGAAAAAATTCTCGGTGATCCAGGAATGGCTATAAAACTAATCCAGATAGCCAATAGTCCCTTTTTCAACCCTGGTGATCGCGTAAAAACAGTTACTCGAGCTATCATGTTGCTAGGGTTGCAGAATGTTAAAGGTATTGCTCTGGGATTAGCTCTCCTGGATGATCTCATCAAAAAAGGAAGAAGAAAGAGAATATCTGAACTGTTCGTCCGTAGCCTTGCTAGAGCAATCATGGCAAGAAATCTGGGAAGCGCCATTCGTTGTCCCTATCCTGAGGAAATATACATCTCCGGTTTGCTTTACGATATAGGAGAATTGGCTTTAGAACTGCTGATAGATCCTGATGTGCTGGAAGAAATTGAAGAAAAGGCAAAACGCAATGGTCAAAATTTAGAAATAGTTCAAAAAGAAGAACTTGGTTTTTCGGTAAAAGATCTATCAAGGGAAATAACTTCAAAATGGAAGCTCTCCAGTATATTAGAAAGGTTTTTCGCAGGAGACGTTTCTTCACCTGAAATTCTATGTGTAAAGGTAGCGTGTGAACTTACAAAGAAGCATTTTTTTAAAAAAGAGATTCTAACCTCCAAATCCGAGGAACATATAAACGATATTCTGAATGCTTTTGAAAAGGAATTTACACAATTTGAAAAAAGCCTGAGACTAAAGCAAGAAAAATTGAAGGAAATCACCAAGGAAAGTGTTCGAGAAGTTCAAAACATGCTTGCCCATTTTCTCCCTGTCTTGGTTACCCATGAATACGACTCAGAATCAATTCCCACATCTGAAACAATTCTTGATACTAGCAAAACAGATGAAACTGAGGAACAGGATATCCTTTTAGATGAGAAAAGGTCCGAAATAGACTTTCGTTTGTTCGTAAATATCTCTAATGACATAGTGTCGCTTATACATAGTGGGTTTAAGGATCTTAATGCTTTTTTTTCGCTAGCTATGGAATTAATATACAAAGGCTTAAACATGGATGTTGTGCTCCTTCTCTTATTAACCCCGGATAAAAAATCCTGTTTTGTAAGGCATAGCTTTATTCGCCCCGGCGTAAGGGCTCTTCTTCTCCCGGAAAAAATTCCGCTAAACGAACCAAAACCTCATCTATTTTCGCACCTCATGAATACCACTGACCCAATATGGATTAACAAAGCAATCCCTAACGACATAGCTGAACTTATCAAACATCCCCTGATTTCATCGTTTGTTAATATACCCTGTTGCGTTGCACCTATTAACGTTAAAAAACAAACCATAGGTTTTCTATACGCCGATAGCAGAAACAGCTTAGAAGAAATAACAGAAGAACATTTCACGGGCTTTGGGATAGTATCGCGGCTCACCAGTATTGGTCTGACAATGTTCACACTTCAAAAAACTGGAGGATAA